In one Rutidosis leptorrhynchoides isolate AG116_Rl617_1_P2 chromosome 8, CSIRO_AGI_Rlap_v1, whole genome shotgun sequence genomic region, the following are encoded:
- the LOC139861656 gene encoding COP9 signalosome complex subunit 3-like has protein sequence MHKRNIQRLTQTYLTLSLQDIANTAQINTPKEAEMRVLEMIEDGEIFATINQKDGMVRFLEDPEEYKTCEMIEHIDLSIQSDES, from the exons ATGCACAAAAGGAATATTCAGAGGTTGACTCAAACGTATTTGACTTTATCCCTGCAAGACATAGCTAACACTGCGCAAATAAATACACCCAAGGAGGCTGAAATGCGTGTGCTTGAAATG ATTGAAGATGGGGAGATATTTGCAACCATCAATCAGAAAGATGGAATGGTTAGATTTCTTGAGGATCCTGAGGAATATAAAACGTGCGAGATGATTGAGCACATTGATTTATCGATCCAAAG CGACGAGTcataa